The genomic window GCTGCCGCGAGTCGGTGCTGCGCCACGTCGACGCGTTCGAGGCGATGACCGAGCGGATGGGCTTCTGGGTGGACACCAGCCGGGCCTACCGCACCATGGACCCGGCCTACATCGAGTCGGTGTGGTGGTCGCTCAAGCGGATCTTCGACCAGGGCCTGCTCGAGGAGGACTACCGGGTCGCCCCGTACTGCCCGCGCTGCGGCACCACGCTGTCCGACCACGAGCTGGGCCAGCCAGGGGCCTACGAGACCGTCGTCGACCCGTCGGTGTACGTGCGGTTCCCGGTCACCAGCGGGCCACTGGCCGGGCTGCGGGCGGCCCTGCTGGTCTGGACGACGACCCCGTGGACGTTGGTGTCCAACACCGCGGTCGCCGTCCACCCGGACGTCCCCTACGCGGCCGTGCGCACCGGCGACGGCGAGGTGCTCGTCGTGGCCGAGCCGCTGCTGGCCGCGACCCTGGGCGACGACGTCGAGGTGCTGGCCACCTACCGCGGCGCCGACCTCGAGCACACGACGTACACGGCGCCGTTCGACCTGGTGCCGGTCACCGGGGCGCACTACGTGGTGCTCGCCGACTTCGTGACCACCGACGACGGCTCCGGCCTGGTGCACCTGGCACCGGCGTTCGGCGCCGAGGACCTCGCCGTGGGCCGCGCCTACGGGCTGCCCGTGGTCAACCCGATCAGCACCGACGGCCACTTCACCGACGACGTCCCGCTGGTGGGCGGGATGTTCTTCAAGAAGGCCGACACCACCCTGGTGGCCGACCTGCAGGCCCGCGGGCTGCTGTTCAAGCACGTGCCGTACGAGCACTCCTACCCGCACTGCTGGCGCTGCCACACGCCGCTGATCTACTACGCGCTGCCGTCCTGGTACATCCGCACAACCGCGCGCAAGGACGAGCTACTGCGGGAGAACGAGGCCACGGCCTGGTTCCCGAACACGATCAAGTGGGGCCGCTACGGCGACTGGCTGCACAACAACGTGGACTGGGCGCTGTCCCGCAACCGCTACTGGGGGACACCGCTGCCGATCTGGCGCTGCACCGCCGAGCAGGCCCACCTGACCTGCGTGGGGTCGCTCGCCGAGCTGGGCGAGCACGCCGGGACGGACCTGAGCGGGCTCGACCCGCACCGGCCGTACGTGGACGACGTGACCTTCGGCTGCCCCAGCTGCGGCGCCGAGGCCCGCCGGGTGCCCGAGGTCATCGACGGGTGGTACGACTCCGGGTCGATGCCGTTCGCCCAGTGGGGCTACCCGTACAAGGGCGTCGAAGAGTTCGAGTCCACCTACCCCGCGGACTTCATCTGCGAGGCGATCGACCAGACCCGCGGCTGGTTCTACACGCTGATGGCCGTCGGCACGCTGGTGTTCGACCGCTCCGCATACCGCAACGTGTTGTGCCTGGGCCACATCCTGGACGAGCAGGGCCGCAAGATGTCCAAGCACCTGGGCAACGTGCTCGAGCCGATCCCGCTCATGGACGAGCACGGCGCCGACGCCGTCCGCTGGTTCATGCTGGCGGCCGGGTCGCCGTGGCAGGCCCGTCGGGTCGGGCACACCTCGATCCAGGAGGTGGTCCGCAAGGTCCTGCTCACCTACTGGAACACCGTGGCGTTCCAGTCGCTGTACGCGCGCACGGCCGGCTGGACGCCGCAGGCCGCGCCGCCGCCCCCGGTGGCCGAGCGCCCCGTGCTGGACCGGTGGGCGCTGTCCGAGGCGCACCGGCTGGTCCGCGACGTCGGGGCGGCCCTGGACGAGTTCGACACGCAGGCGGCCGGGCGGCTGCTGGCCACGTTCGTCGACGACTTGTCCAACTGGTACGTCCGCCGGTCCCGCCGCCGGTTCTGGCAGGGCGACCCGGCCGCGCTGGGCACCCTGCACGAGTGCCTGCGGCTGCTGACCGTCGCGATGGCGCCGTTCACACCGTTCATCACCGAGCGGGTCTGGCAGGACGTCGTCCGCCCGGTCGAGCCGGACGCAGCCGAGTCGGTGCACCTGGCCTCGTGGCCGCAGCCACCGGCGGACGCGGTGGACGACGAGCTGGCCACGCAGGTCGCCACCGTGCGCCGGCTGGTCGAGCTGGGCCGGGCCGCCCGGGCCACCTCGGGGGTCCGCACCCGGCAGCCGCTGTCCCGGGCGCTGGTCTCGGCCCCGGGCTGGGGGTCGCTGCCGGACGAGCTGCGCGCCCAGGTCAGAGAGGAGCTCAACGTCGCCAAGGTCGGCACGCTCGGCGAGCAGGCCGGGGAGCTCGTCGACGTCCATGCCAAGGCGAACTTCCGGGCTTTGGGCAAGCGGTTCGGCAAGGACACCCCCCGGGTCGCAGCCGCCGTCACCGCGGCGGACGCGGTCGAGCTGGCCGCTCAGCTGCGCGCCACCGGCTCGGCCACCGTGCTGCTGGACGGCGCGCCGGTCACCCTGGACGGCGAGGAGGTCGTGGTCACCGAGACGCCGCGGGAGGGCTGGGCGGTTGCCGCGGACTCCGGGGAGACGCTCGCGCTCGACCTCGAGGTGACCCCGCAGCTGCGCCGGGCCGGGCTGGCCCGGGAGGCCGTCCGGCTGGTCCAGGAGGCCCGCAAGTCCGCCGGGCTGGACGTCTCCGACCGGATCGAGCTGTGGTGGACGGCGGACGGCGAGCTGGCCAGCGCGCTGCGCGAGCACGCCGCGCTGGTCGCCGAGGAGGTGCTGGCCAGCGGCTACCACGAGGGGATCCCGGAGGATGCTAAGACGCACGACCGGGCGCACTCTGACGCGGAACTGGGGCTGAATTTCTGGCTGAGCCGGGTTCGGGGCTAAAGGGGGGGTATCCGAGGGTCCGATAGATGGTCAGGTGCTGAGCCCGCCGGACGCCCCCGACGGTCCAGCCCCCTCACCTACCGGAGGTCGACGTGACGCTCCACCCCGTCCCCCTCGGCGGACCCTCACTCGCCGGGATCAAGCTCAAGCCGCACGCGATCGCGACTCCGGCGCTATCCAGTCACCTGCGTCCCGCGCTGGTCCTGGCCGAGCGCGAGAGTCGTCGCCTCATGGAGGCCAGCCGCCAGCAGGACGTCAGCGTCGGCGGCCGGTTCAGCACCAGCCCCGCCTGCATCCAGGTCTGGGACATGCCCTGGGACGGCGACGACAGCCCGGGCACCGCGCTGCACCTCGGGTCGGTCGACTGGAACTACGACACCCCGGTGCGCCACTACGTGACGATCTACCGGGCCATGGTCACCGCGTCCGGCGTGGCCCAGGGCCACACCACGCTGTCGGTCCTGCAAACGGTCATGGCGCTGTCCGGCATCGACGTGGACGGGGCCCGGATCACCGACCCGGCGCCGCCCGTCCGCGACCCGTTCCGGCGTCCCGCCTGAGCGTCGCGCCCCCTCGAACCCCTTCGGCCGTGAGGGCCGGGTCCCGGAAGCTCCGGGCCCGGCCCTCACGGCCGTTGCGGGACGTGACGGGTCAGTCGCCGCTGGGCGCCTGCACCGGCGGGGCGGTCGGCGGCGCGAACGGCGTGGCCGGTCGCGACGGCGGCTCCTGGGTCGGGGCGGCCGGGGTGACCCCCGGAGCACCCTGGCCGACCGGCGGGGCGACCGGCGGTGCGACCGGCGGTGCGACCGGCGGTGTGGCCGGCGGTGTGGCCGGCGGTGTGGCCGGGGCCGCGGCGTGGCCGGGCGAGGCAGCCGGAGCCGTCCCGGCAGCGGCCGCGTTCGCCATCGCCGGCGGGATCGGCGGCTCGGCCGAGCCGTGGCTGTCCAGCTCGCGCAGCTGGCCCTCCAGGTAGGACCGCAGCCGGGTCCGGTACTCGCGCTCGAACGCCTTGAGCTGGTCGATGCGGCCCTGCAGCGCGCTCTGCTCGCGCTGCATCTCAGCGGTCACCCGCTGGGCCTCGGTCCGCGCCGCAGCGACCAGCTTGTCCGCCTCGGCCTTGGCCTGGGAGACGTGCTCGTCCGCGGTGCGCTGGGCCAGCTCGAGCATCCGGACCGCCTGGTCGGTCGGCGCCAGCGCGGCCGGAGCCGCGACGGCGGCCGCAGCCACCGGTGCGGCCGGCGCCGCGGCTGCGGGCGCTGCGGCGGCAGCCGGTGCCTCCGCGGCCGGTTCCCCCTCGACGGCCGCTGGTCGCGACGACGCCGCGGACAGCCGGGCTCGCAGGTCCTCGTTCTCGCGCAGCAGTCGGGTCAGCTCGGCCTCGACCTCGTCGAGGAACCCGTCGACCTCGTCCATCTCGTAGCCCTCGCGGAGCCGGACGGTGCTGAACTCCTTCTTGCGCACGTCCTCGGGGGTCAACGTCATGACGTCACCTCTTACTCACGGGTAGTAGCCGCAGCCTAGAGCAAAGGTGCGACGACGTTGATAAGGATCAGGACCAGGAGCATGAGAACCATGAACGACAGGTCCAGCGAGACCCCGCCCATACGCAGCGGCGGGATGAACCGGCGGAACAGCTTCACCGGGGGGTCGGTGGTGGTGTACACGAGCTCGACCACGACCAGCAGGACGCCGGAGGGGTGGAAGTCCCGGGCGAACAGGAACACGTACTCGAAGACCAGCCGGGCCAGCAGCAGGACGAGGAACGCCCAGCCGATGTAGAAGATCGTCTGGCCGACGACCGAGGTCGCGACGAGAGAGGAGTTCATCAGCTCTGGTTGAAGAACCCGCCCTCGGCGAGCCTGGCCTTCTCCTCGGCCGTGACCACGACGTTCGCCGGTGACAGGAGGAACACCTTGGCGGTGACCCGCTCGATGGTGCCGTGCATCCCGAACACCAGCCCGGCCGCGAAGTCGACCAGCCGTTTGGCATCGGAGTCCTCCATATCGGTCAGGTTCATGATGACCGGCGTGCCGTCGCGGTAATACTCGCCCACGGTGCGGGCGTCGTTGTAGTTGCGCGGGTGCAGCGTGGTGATCTTGTACGAGTCGACCGTCGCCACCTCGCGGGGACGGGCCGACGGCCGGGCGGCCGGCGGCGCGGCATGCAGCTTCTCATCCCGGACCGGCTGCAGGGTGCGGGTGGTCTCCCGCTCGGCCGGAGCCTCGCGACGCGGTGCGGCGTACTCGGGGTACTCCTCGTACTCGTCGTACTCGCCGTGCTCGTCGTAGCGGTCGGCGTCGTCCTCGACGAGACCGAGGTAGACCGCCATCTTGCGCATAGCGCTGGCCATGACTCAGGGTCCCTTTCGTTCCGGACGGCGGGGGACCGTCGAAGGCGACGTTACCCGAGCGGCGGACGCCGTCCGAGCACCGCCGTGCCGACACGCACGTGTGTCGCCCCGGCCGCGACGGCCGCCTCCAGGTCGCCGCTCATGCCGGCGGAGACCCAGGTCGCGTCCGGGTGCTCCCGGCGGACGGCGGCGGCCACCTCGGCCAGCCGGGCGAAGGCCCGCTCGGGCGGCTCCCCCAGCGGGGCCACGGCCATCACCCCGAGCAGGTCGAGCGCCGCCGCCCCGACGATCTGGGCGGCCAGCGCGAGCGCGTCGCCGGGTGCGGCACCGCCGCGGCCCTCGACCGGTTCCAGCCGCACCTGCACCAGGCAGCCGACCCGCCGCCCTGCCGACTCGGCCGCGGCGGCCAGGGCACGGACGAGGTGCGGCCGGTCCACCGAATGGACGACGTCGGCGTAGCGGACGACCGACTTGGCCTTGTTGGACTGCAGCTGACCGACGAAGTGCCAGCGCAAGCCGAGCCCGGCGCAGGCCACGGCCTTGGGCGCCGCCTCCTGGTCCCGGTTCTCCCCCACGTCCCGGACGCCGAGGCCGGCCAGCAGCCGGACGTCGTCCGCGGGCCAGGTCTTGGTGACCACGACGAGGGTCACCTCGGCCGGGTCCCGGCCGGCCGAGCGGCAGGCCGCGTCGATCCGTGCGTGCACCTCGGCGAGGTTGGCCGCGAGCTCGACCGTGCGGTCGCTCACGGCGCCAGCCAGGCCAGGCCGGCGAAGCGCCCCGTGGTGCGGGCCCGACGGTAGGAGAACCAGCGGTCGTCCTCGCGGGTGCACCCGTGGAGCCACTGCAGGTCGGCCACCTCGTCGGCGAGCTGGGCGACCACGCCGGCGGCCACGTCGAGGGCGGGGGTGCCGGTCCAGCTGCGGGCCCGGGCCTCGGGCGCGACGCCGGCCACGTCGTCGCGCATCGCCGCGGGCACCTCGTAGCAGCGGCCGCAGACCGACGGGCCGACCCGGGCCACCAGCCGACGAGCGCCCTGCGCGCGCATCACGTCCAGCACCGCGGGGACGATGCCGGCGACCAGCCCCGGTCGCCCCGCGTGGGCTACACCGACCACGCCCGCCTCGGGGTCGGCGAGCAGCACCGGGGTGCAGTCGGCCACCAGCGCGGCGAGCACCAGCCCCGGGGTGCGGGTCACCAGGGCGTCGGCCGTCGGCGGGGGCCCGTCGAGCGGTCCCTCGATCACGACGACGTCGCGGCCGTGCACCTGGGTCGCGGTCACCAGCCGGACCGGGGCCACCCCCAGCGCGCCGGCCACCAGCGCCCGGTTCCGGGCGACCACGGAAGGGTCGTCACCCACGGGGCCAGCCAGGTTGAGCGCGTCGTACGGCGGCGCGCCGGCGCCGCCCGAGCGGTCGGTGACCGCGAACCCGACGTCGCCGACGGTCTCCCGCCAGGCGAACACCGCCGCGGTCCTACTTGAGGAAGTCCGGTACGTCGAGGTCGTCGTCGTCGGCGGCGGCGACCGCCGCCGCGTCGTCGAAGACGATGGTGCGCCGCGGCTTGCGCTCGGTCGGGAGCACGATCTCGTCCTCGCCCGGCTCGGCGCTCGCAGCCGGGACCGCACGCTGGGCCTCGGCGACCGAAGCCGCGGCCACGGTCTCGACCGGAGCCGCTGCCGCAGTCGCCGCTGCGGCCGGGGTCGGCAGTACGGCCGGCCGGAGGGCGCCCCCGTCGAAGCCGGCCGCGATGACCGTGACCCGCACCTCGTCGCCGAGGGCGTCGTCGATGACCGCACCGAAGATGATGTTGGCGTCCGGGTGGGCCGACTCGGACACCAGCCGAGCCGCCTCGTTGATCTCGAACAGCCCAAGGTCCGAACCGCCCGAGATGGACAGCAGCACGCCGCGGGCGCCGTCGATGGAGGCCTCGAGCAGCGGGCTGGACACGGCCATCCGGGCCGCCTGTGCCGCCCGCTCCTCGCCCCGGGCCGAGCCGATGCCCATGAGCGCCGAGCCGGCGCCGGACATGACCGACTTGACGTCGGCGAAGTCGAGGTTGATCAGGCCGGCCGTGGTGATCAGGTCGGTGATGCCCTGGACGCCGGACAGCAGCACCTGGTCGGCCGAGCGGAACGCGTCGAGCGCGCTCACGCCACGGTCGGAGATCGACAGCAGCCGGTCGTTGGGGATGACGATGAGGGTGTCGACCTCGTCGCGCAGGTCGTCGATGCCGGTCTCGGCCTGCTGGGCGCGCCGACGGCCCTCGAAGCTGAACGGCCGGGTCACCACGCCGACGGTCAGCGCGCCGATGGAGCGGGCGATCTTGGCCACGACGGGGGCGCCGCCGGTGCCGGTGCCACCGCCCTCGCCGGCGGTGACGAAGACCATGTCGGCCCCCTTGAGGACCTCCTCGATCTCCTCGGCGTGGTCCAGCGCCGCCTTGGCGCCGACCTCCGGGTCGGCCCCGGCGCCGAGACCGCGGGTCAGCTCCCGGCCGATGTCCAGCTTGACGTCAGCGTCGCTCATCAGCAGCGCCTGCGCGTCGGTGTTGATCGCGATGAACTCGACGCCCTTGAGGCCGACCTCGATCATCCGGTTGACGGCGTTGACGCCGCCACCACCGATTCCGACGACCTTGATCACGGCGATGTAGTTCTGCGGTGCTGCCACGGCTGTGCCCTTCGCGTCCGCCCGACCCTGACCCTCAGGTAGAGGGTGATAGTTATGTCAACCTGAGGCTGATGCAGGACGGTAGGCCGATCGGGGGGTTCGGGTCAACTTCGCCGTTGCTCGGCGGGCTCACCGCGTGGTCGGCGCGTCCGGGGCCCGGACGTCGTACAGGGACACCTTCCGCCCGCCCACCCGGGCGACCAGGATGGCCAGCACCTGGGCCTTGACGGCCGTGTCGTCCGCGGAGCCCCAGCGCACCTGGGCGCCGCTGGTCAGCCGGAGCACGACGTCGTCAGGGGAGGTGGCAATGATCGAGCGGACCTGCGAGGCCAGCGTGGCGGGCAGGCTGGCCGCCACCGTGGCCATGGCCCGCAGGGTCGCCTGGTCCACGGTCGCCGGGTCCCCCGCGGTGGTGAGCACCGGGAGCCCGGCCGGCGGTGCCGCCACGGTCTTGAACGTCACCCCGGTCCGGTCGATCAGCTGCCACTGGCCGCCGCTGTTCGCCGCCAGCACCGGCACCCGGACGACCACCTGGACCAGCAGCGTGTTCGGCCACTGGCGCCGCACCTGCGCCGAGGCGACCGCCGGGATGGCCTCGACCCGGGCCCGGACCGCGCCCAGGTCGACCCGGGCCAGCGGGGTGCCGAGCGGGACCGCGGCCTTGAGCTGCACGAGGGACGGCTGGACCTGGTCGGCGCCGCGCACCACGACCTGCCGGACCCCCAGCAGCGAGGACCAGCCCACCAGCCAGACCGCGAGGCCGAGCAGTGCCGCGACTCCGAGGGCGGCACCCCGCAGCAGCCAGCGCCGTCTGGATACCGAGCGGAGCCGCTCCTCGAACCGCTCGGTCGCGGCCCGGGGCTTGGGTCTGGTCGGCGTGCGCGTGCTCATGAGTCCCCCCAGTCCGCACGCTGGCGGAGCAGTTCGACGACCTCCGGGCCGACCATGGTGATGTCGCCGGCGCCCAGGGTCAGCACCAGGTCACCGGGTCGGGCCCGCTGCGCCAGGTACGGGGCCACCGCCGTCCAGGACGGCTCGAAGTGCACCTGCCCGGTGGGCAGCGGCACCGCCCGCGCCACCAGCGCGCCGGTCACCCCGGGCTCCGGGTCCTCCCGAGCCGCGTACACGTCCATGACGACGACGTCGTCGGCCAAACCCAGGGCCTGCCCGAGCTGGTCGGCGAAGATGCGGGTCCGGCTGAACAGGTGCGGCTGGAAGGCCACCACCAGCCGCCCCTCCCCCGCGATCTCGCGGGCGGCCCGCAGGTCGGCCGCGACCTCGGTGGGGTGGTGGGCGTAGCTGTCGATGACCCGGACGCCCGCGGCGCCGCCCTTGTCCTCCATCCGCCGCCGAGTGCCGGAGAACCGCGCGATCCCCTCGGCCAGCCCGACGAACGGGAAGCCCAGCCGCAGGCCGGCCGTGATCGCCGCGGCGGCGTCGAGGACGTAGTGGTGGCCGTGCACCCGCAGCTGAACCGCGCCCAACGGGGCGGTGCCGTCGAACAGCTCGAACCGGGACCCGGTCGGGCCGGGGGCAGCCCGCTCGACCCGCAGCTGCGCATCGGCACCCTCGCCGTAGGTGACCACCCGGCGGCCACCGGCCCGGACCAGCTCGGCCAGCCGACGTGCGCCGGGGTCGTCGGTGCAGGTGACGAGGAACCCGTCCGGGTCCAGCCGGTCGGCGAACCGGGTGAACACCGCGGCGTAGGCCTCGGGGGTCCGGTAGTGGTCCAGGTGGTCGGCGTCCACGTTGGTGACGACAGCGGCGAACGGCGACAGGTACAGGAACGACTCGTCGGACTCGTCCGCCTCGGCCACGAACAGCTCGCCCGAGCCGTCGTGGGCGTTCGCGCCGGACTCGTTGAGCTCCCCGCCGATGGCGAAGGAGGGGTCCGCCCCGCAGTGCTGCAGGGCCACGGTGAGCATCGACGTCGTCGTCGTCTTGCCGTGCGTGCCGGCCACCGCGACCACCCGGCGGCCGGTCATCACGGCGGCCAGCGCCTGGGCGCGGTGCAGCACCCGCAGCCCTCGCACCCGCGCCTCGACCAGCTCGACGTTGGAGTCCCGGATCGCCGAGGAGATCACCACGGTCGCGGCCGGGCCCAGCTGCTCGGCCCGGTGCCCCACGAACACGGTGGCCCCCCTGGCGGCCAGCGCGGCCAGCTCGCGGGAGTCCTTGGCATCGCTGCCGGAAACCGGGATGCCACGGTCCAGCAGGATCCGGGCGATCCCGGACATGCCCGCCCCGCCGATGCCGATGAAGTGCACCGGGCCCAGCTGGTCCGCGGCCGGCGCTGACGGCACGGTCATGGCCGGCTCCCCGCGGCCTCGAGGACGAGGTCGGCCAGCCGCTCGTCGCCGTCGGTGCGCCCGAACCCCGCGGCGGCCCGGGCCATGGCGTCCAGCCGGGCGGTGTCTTTCAGCAGCGGTAGCAGCGTGGCCACCACCCACTCCGGTGTGCAGGTGGCGTCGTCGACGAGCAACCCCCCGCCGGCGTCGACCACGGGCTGCGCGTTCAGCCGCTGCTCGCCGTTGCCGTGTGGCAGCGGGACGTACGCGCCCGGCAGGCCCACGGCGGCCAGCTCAGCGCAGGTCATCATCCCGGCCCGGCACAGCATGAGGTCGGCCGCGGCGTACGCGAGGTCCATCCGGTCCAGGTACGGGACGACGACGTAGGGCGGCTCCCCCGCAGAACGGGGCACCTGCACCTCGTTGCGCGGCCCGGCCGCGTGCAGCACCTGGATCCCGGCGGTGGCCAGCTCGGCCGCCGCACCGACGACCGCGTCGTTGAGCCGCACCGCGCCCTGCGAGCCGCCGGCGACCAGAAGGGTCGGCCGGTCGGCGTCCAGGCCGAACGCCGCGCGCGCCGGCGCCCGCTCCGCGGCCCGGTCGAGCTGGGCGACCGCCCGGCGCAGCGGCATGCCGACGAGCCGGGCACCGGACAGCGACGTGCCGGCCGTGGCGACCGCCACGTACCGCGTGAACCGCGCGCCCAGCCGGTTGGCCAGGCCGGGCCTGGCGTTGGCCTCGTGGACGACGTACGGGACCTTCCGGCGCCGGGCGGCCAGGTAGGCGGGCCCCGCGACGTACCCACCGAAGCCGACGAGCACGTCTGCCCGGGTGTCCACCAGGACCTGCTCCGCGGCGCGGACCGCGGCCCGCAGCCGTCCGGGCAGGGACAGCAGCGCCGCCGAGGGCCGGCGCGGGACCGGCACCGGGGGGATCAGGGCCAGCCGGTAGCCGCGCTCGGGCACCAACCGGGTTTCCAGGCCGCGTTCGGTGCCCAGGGCCGTGACCTCGGTGCCCGGGTCCCGTCGGCACAGCGCGTCGGCCAGCGCGAGCGCCGGCTCGATGTGCCCCGCCGTCCCACCGCCGGCCACGACCACGCGCAGGCTCATCGGCCCCGGAAGCGGAACCGGCGACGACGGGCCGCCTTGCGGGCGGCCAGCGCCGGCCGGGCACCGGGCTCGTCCCTGGCGAAGGACAGCAGCATGCCCAGCGCGACCAGGGTGGGCAGCAGCGCCGAGCCGCCGTAGGAGACCAGGGGCAGCGGCACGCCCGTGATGGGCAGCAGGCCCACCACGGCACCCATGTTCACCACCGCCTGGAAGCCGATCCAGGCGGTGGCCGCCGCCGCGGCCAGCCGGACGAACGGGTCGGTGGAGCGCAGCGCGACCCGCACGCCCGCGTAGACCAGCACGGCGAACAGGACGAGCACCACCAAGGTGCCCACCAGCCCGAGCTCCTCGCCGATCACCGCGTAGATGAAGTCGGTGTGCGCCTCGGGCAGCGAGCCCCACTTCTCCCGGCTGGCCCCCAGTCCCAGGCCCCACCAGCCGCCGCTGCCGAGCGCATACCGGGCGTGCACGGCCTGCCAGCCGATGCCGAGCGGGTCCGCCTCGGGGTGCAGCCAGGACTGGAACCGGTGCAGCCGGTGGGCCGCGGTGAGCGACAGCAGCGCCACCATCCCGAGCACGCCGGCGCCGCCGAGCACGAACAGCCGCAGGGGCGCGCCCACGACGAACAGCAGGGCCGCGACGATCGCGATGAGGATCAGGGCGGTGCCCAGGTCGCCCCCGAGCAGGACCAGCCCGATGAGCAGCCCCGCGACCGGCACCAGCGGCACCAGCAGGTGCCGCCACTGGCCGAGCAGCTTCTCCTTGCGGGTGAGCAGGTCGGCGCCCCACACGACGATGGCCAGCTTGGCGGCCTCGGACGGCTGCAGCCGGAACGGGCCACCGAAGTCGATCCAGTTCTGGTTGCCGTTGACCCGCAGCCCGATCCCGGGCACCAGCACCAGCAGCAGCAGGCCGACCGCGCCGATGAGCAGCGGGATGGCAGCCTTGCGCATCAGCGTGGCCGGCATCCGCGACACCCACCACATGAGCGGGACGCCGATGGCCGCCCACATGGCCTGCTTCTGGAAGATCGACAGCGACGAGCCGGAGATCTCATAGGCGCTGACCGACGACGCCGACAGCACCATGACCAGGCCGAGCGCGAGCAGCAGCAAGGTACCGCCGAGCACCAGGTGGTAGGAGGTCAGCGGACGGTTCAGCAGCCGGGGGGTGCCGCGCTGCTCGGTGCGCGAGCGCGCCGGGACGGTGGCGGTCACCGGGCCGGACCGGGCAGCGCGTGGACGGCGGCCGCGAAGGCGTCCCCCCGCGCGGCGTAGTCGCGGAACAGGTCCATGGACGCGCAGCCGGGGGCGAGCAGCACGGTGTCGCCGGCCACGGCCAGGCTTGCGGCGGCCCGCACGGCGTCGTCCATCGTCCCAGTCTCGGTGCTGGCGACCTCGACGACCGGGAGGTCGGGCGCGTGTCGCGCGAGCGCCGCCCGCACCACGGCACGGTCCTGCCCCAGCAGGACCACCCCGCGCAGCCGGTCCCTGGTCCGCTGCACCAGGTCGTCGAAGGTGGCGCCCTTGGCCAGCCCCCCGGCGATCCACACGACTGACGGGTAGGCCGTCAGGGACGCCACGGCCGCGTGCGGGTTGGTCGCCTTGGAGTCGTCGACGTAGGTCACACCGGCGACCTCGGCCACGATCGCGATCCGGTGCGCGCCGGCGCGGAAGCCGCGCAGCCCGTCGCGGACCGCAGCGGGCGGCACGCCGTAGGCCCGGGCCAGCGCGGCCGCGGCGAGCGCGTTCTCCACGTTGTGCGGCGCGTGCGGCTGCACGTCGTCCAGGGTGGCCAGCTCGACCGCGCTGCCGTGCCGGTCCGCGCCGAAGGCCCGGTCGACCAGCACGTCGTCGACCACCCCGAGCATGCCGACCGCAGGGACGCCCAGGGTGAACCCGACCGCGCGGCAGCCCTCGGTGACGTGCGCGTCGCGCAACAGCCGCTCGGTGGTCGGGTCGGCGACGTTGTAGACGCACGCCGCGGTGGTGCCGGCGTAGACACGGCCCTTGTCCGCGGCGTACGCCTCGAGGCTGCCGTGCCAGTCGATGTGGTCCGGCGCCACGTTGAGCACGGCCGAGGCGACCGGCTGCAGGCCGACCGTGCGGTGCAGCTGGAAGCTGGACAGCTCGACGGCCAGCACGTCGTAGGGCCGCTCGGCGAGCACCGCCTCGACGACCGGGGTCCCGACGTTGCCAGCGGCGACCGCCCGGCGGCCAGCGGCCGTGAGCATGGCCGCGAGCATCTCCACCGTCGTGGTCTTGCCGTTGGTCCCGGTGAGGGTCAGCCAGGCCGGACGGCGCTGCGCCGGCTGGACCTGCCAGGCCAGCTGCACCTCGCTCCAGACCGGCACCCCGGCGGCCGCCGCGGCGGCCAGCAGCGGAACGTCGTCGCGCCAGCCCGGCGAGGAGACGACGAGGTCGGTGCCCGCGGGGAGCACCGTGACGACGTCCGCACCGAGCCGGACGTCGGCCCCCAGGTCCCGAAGGATCTCGGCCGAGTCGGCCAGCGAGCCGTCGTCGCGCCGGTCGACGACGACGACGTGCGCGCCCAGCTGCAGCAGCGCATCG from Actinomycetes bacterium includes these protein-coding regions:
- the murD gene encoding UDP-N-acetylmuramoyl-L-alanine--D-glutamate ligase, whose product is MTWQGRTVCVTGLAVSGFAAADALLQLGAHVVVVDRRDDGSLADSAEILRDLGADVRLGADVVTVLPAGTDLVVSSPGWRDDVPLLAAAAAAGVPVWSEVQLAWQVQPAQRRPAWLTLTGTNGKTTTVEMLAAMLTAAGRRAVAAGNVGTPVVEAVLAERPYDVLAVELSSFQLHRTVGLQPVASAVLNVAPDHIDWHGSLEAYAADKGRVYAGTTAACVYNVADPTTERLLRDAHVTEGCRAVGFTLGVPAVGMLGVVDDVLVDRAFGADRHGSAVELATLDDVQPHAPHNVENALAAAALARAYGVPPAAVRDGLRGFRAGAHRIAIVAEVAGVTYVDDSKATNPHAAVASLTAYPSVVWIAGGLAKGATFDDLVQRTRDRLRGVVLLGQDRAVVRAALARHAPDLPVVEVASTETGTMDDAVRAAASLAVAGDTVLLAPGCASMDLFRDYAARGDAFAAAVHALPGPAR
- the ftsW gene encoding putative lipid II flippase FtsW, whose amino-acid sequence is MTATVPARSRTEQRGTPRLLNRPLTSYHLVLGGTLLLLALGLVMVLSASSVSAYEISGSSLSIFQKQAMWAAIGVPLMWWVSRMPATLMRKAAIPLLIGAVGLLLLVLVPGIGLRVNGNQNWIDFGGPFRLQPSEAAKLAIVVWGADLLTRKEKLLGQWRHLLVPLVPVAGLLIGLVLLGGDLGTALILIAIVAALLFVVGAPLRLFVLGGAGVLGMVALLSLTAAHRLHRFQSWLHPEADPLGIGWQAVHARYALGSGGWWGLGLGASREKWGSLPEAHTDFIYAVIGEELGLVGTLVVLVLFAVLVYAGVRVALRSTDPFVRLAAAAATAWIGFQAVVNMGAVVGLLPITGVPLPLVSYGGSALLPTLVALGMLLSFARDEPGARPALAARKAARRRRFRFRGR